One segment of Chloroflexota bacterium DNA contains the following:
- a CDS encoding ABC transporter substrate-binding protein — translation MRRLLNKVTVILLALVFVGTLGLSCGGGDDEEKVTITIGEMTDLTGAASSAVASIHYGLVDLVRYYNDEGLIPGVKLRLVTWNTHLDPARTIPGYDWLRQRGADLIVSLITQDAVMLKPFADRDKFPIFSQTTNQVMMEPPGWVFCLSSRADHMIVTLLKWVSEKHWDYDHGTPKIGFVAWDDPSGREIEQGMKTYSQAHPDRFDYVRGFLPPMGTAFFSAEVEGLKNCDYVCAYSVSGISFLQQYLAKGYRTTVLDPAVFPSFQGYLLDRVGWQAVDGMLSVISSLTWTETEPHAMQDLARQLLQRYRRGQAEDFIREGTGYFSAGVVSNVAVLDILQNAIGAVDGAENLSSQAIYDAAVGYKIGGTLWQGYPEWGFGQTKRYLYDDARIYEWKAAEEDIVRVQDWIPLVTGW, via the coding sequence ATGAGGAGACTATTGAACAAAGTAACGGTAATCCTTCTGGCCTTAGTGTTTGTTGGGACGCTTGGCCTAAGCTGCGGCGGGGGAGATGACGAGGAAAAGGTGACCATCACCATAGGAGAGATGACCGACCTTACGGGAGCCGCCTCATCAGCAGTGGCCTCAATTCATTACGGACTAGTGGATCTGGTGCGTTACTACAATGATGAAGGCCTTATCCCAGGGGTGAAGCTGAGACTAGTTACATGGAACACCCATCTGGATCCTGCCAGGACTATACCAGGCTATGACTGGCTCAGACAGCGGGGGGCAGATCTCATTGTTTCTCTGATCACCCAGGATGCTGTTATGTTGAAGCCCTTTGCAGATAGAGATAAATTCCCCATCTTTTCTCAGACCACGAACCAGGTCATGATGGAACCCCCGGGATGGGTGTTCTGCCTTTCCAGTCGCGCCGACCACATGATCGTAACCCTGTTGAAGTGGGTCAGTGAGAAGCACTGGGACTATGATCATGGAACCCCCAAGATTGGCTTCGTAGCTTGGGACGATCCCAGTGGCAGAGAAATCGAGCAAGGCATGAAGACATATTCCCAGGCTCATCCGGACAGATTTGACTACGTTCGCGGTTTCTTGCCTCCTATGGGCACGGCCTTCTTCTCTGCTGAAGTAGAGGGGCTGAAAAACTGTGATTATGTATGCGCATACTCGGTATCAGGGATTTCGTTCCTTCAACAATATCTGGCCAAGGGTTATAGGACTACAGTTCTTGACCCGGCTGTCTTCCCATCCTTTCAGGGTTACTTGCTGGACCGGGTAGGATGGCAAGCCGTGGACGGAATGTTGAGTGTGATCTCGTCTCTAACGTGGACTGAAACTGAGCCTCACGCCATGCAGGATCTGGCCAGACAGCTTCTTCAGAGATACCGACGCGGGCAGGCTGAGGACTTCATACGCGAGGGCACAGGTTATTTTTCAGCCGGAGTCGTTTCAAATGTGGCTGTACTGGATATTTTGCAGAATGCCATAGGAGCAGTGGATGGCGCCGAGAACCTCAGCAGCCAGGCCATATATGATGCGGCCGTAGGGTATAAGATCGGAGGCACTTTGTGGCAGGGCTATCCGGAATGGGGCTTCGGCCAGACTAAACGGTATCTGTATGATGACGCCAGGATATATGAATGGAAGGCCGCTGAGGAGGACATAGTCAGGGTTCAGGACTGGATACCTCTGGTAACGGGCTGGTAA
- a CDS encoding Lrp/AsnC family transcriptional regulator, with the protein MAMEKRHVDLDTLDARILSEIVPDGRQPISDLAKKLGISQTYARQRFHSLLDRKIARIMAITNPVALGYRTQALTGIQVASLGEINAVADKLRSLTQVKLLMISAGWQDIIIWSVFANATDLSTFLATELGNIPGIKSTETMMVLESRVSWTYLPSSLRANVLLAPSPHSPLVAGDNPQTKDAVLAQKGDQDSDVGIDRLDLMILRELEQDGRQPVSHLAKKLGICRPNARARLQRLLDQQITRIIAFTNPAHLGYPVFTMIGIKVSPKEIDAVMDKIETLSNVYWVARVAGRYDLIANTLFRSLTELSVFLSRELGILPGVLSAETMINLEVRKWSFAYLASSYLRSMEKSHKEI; encoded by the coding sequence ATGGCTATGGAAAAGAGGCACGTTGACTTGGATACCCTTGATGCCAGGATCCTCAGTGAGATAGTGCCTGACGGGAGGCAGCCTATATCTGATCTGGCCAAGAAACTGGGTATCAGTCAGACCTACGCCAGACAGAGATTCCATAGCCTTCTGGATCGAAAGATAGCCAGGATCATGGCCATTACCAACCCGGTCGCCCTGGGGTACCGCACCCAGGCACTGACTGGTATCCAAGTCGCCTCACTAGGGGAGATAAATGCGGTAGCTGACAAGCTCCGATCTCTCACACAAGTGAAACTGTTAATGATATCTGCCGGCTGGCAGGATATCATCATCTGGAGCGTGTTCGCCAATGCCACCGATCTTTCCACATTCTTGGCGACGGAACTAGGTAACATCCCTGGCATCAAATCCACCGAAACAATGATGGTCCTCGAATCACGCGTCTCTTGGACATATCTACCCTCCAGCCTGAGAGCCAATGTGCTTTTGGCACCGTCACCCCACTCTCCTTTGGTGGCTGGGGATAACCCGCAAACAAAGGACGCTGTTTTGGCTCAGAAAGGAGATCAAGACTCGGATGTCGGCATTGACCGACTTGATCTGATGATCCTCAGGGAGCTGGAGCAGGACGGACGCCAGCCTGTGTCTCACTTGGCCAAGAAGCTCGGCATATGCCGACCTAACGCCCGCGCCAGACTGCAGCGGCTTTTGGATCAGCAGATTACCAGGATCATTGCCTTCACCAACCCAGCCCATCTGGGGTATCCCGTCTTTACCATGATCGGGATCAAAGTCTCACCAAAGGAAATCGATGCCGTGATGGACAAGATTGAGACGCTATCCAATGTGTACTGGGTGGCCAGGGTGGCCGGTCGGTACGATCTCATTGCCAATACACTATTCCGAAGTCTGACTGAATTATCCGTTTTCCTGAGCAGAGAACTCGGCATTCTCCCGGGTGTCCTATCTGCGGAAACCATGATAAACTTGGAAGTGCGAAAGTGGTCCTTTGCCTACCTGGCATCCTCGTACCTGCGGAGCATGGAAAAGTCTCATAAAGAGATATAG